Proteins from a genomic interval of Candidatus Methanoperedens sp.:
- a CDS encoding 30S ribosomal protein S8e, with translation MRWQGKSTRKYTSGRIIRARGKRRYELGGEEANTHLGETNRKTVKTLGGREKIRLLRDSTAIVMDPKTKTSRKAKIETVSGNPANSHYVRRNIVTKGAIIKTELGTARVTNRPGQEGSINAVLIPGTAFPSTA, from the coding sequence ATGAGATGGCAAGGCAAATCAACACGTAAATACACAAGCGGTAGAATTATCAGGGCAAGAGGCAAGAGAAGGTATGAACTCGGCGGCGAAGAGGCAAACACACATCTTGGCGAAACCAACCGGAAAACAGTCAAGACTCTGGGAGGCAGGGAGAAAATCCGACTCCTCCGGGATAGCACAGCAATAGTCATGGACCCTAAGACAAAGACCTCCAGGAAAGCAAAGATAGAGACGGTTTCGGGAAACCCTGCAAATTCACACTATGTCAGGCGTAACATTGTGACAAAGGGCGCGATCATCAAGACAGAACTTGGCACGGCGCGCGTTACCAACAGGCCCGGACAGGAAGGCAGCATAAACGCAGTACTTATTCCCGGTACTGCTTTTCCCAGTACTGCTTAA